Proteins found in one Pocillopora verrucosa isolate sample1 chromosome 12, ASM3666991v2, whole genome shotgun sequence genomic segment:
- the LOC131780315 gene encoding intraflagellar transport protein 25 homolog translates to MFDVALSSAGATIALATSFDENHPPANIIDGSLDTFWPTTGMFPQEFIITFSALMSIGNIKFLSSNVKSLCIEKSTKTEPVDFEPLV, encoded by the exons ATGTTTGACGTGGCTTTAAGTAGTGCTGGAGCAACTATTGCCCTTGCTACATCATTTGACGAAAATCATCCACCAGCAAATATCATTGATGG AAGCCTTGATACTTTCTGGCCAACAACTGGAATGTTTCCTCAAGAATTCATCATCACCTTTAGTGCATTAATGAGCATTGGAAATATAAAATTCCTATCTTCAAATG ttaAAAGCCTCTGCATTGAGAAAAGCACAAAAACAGAACCAGTAGACTTTGAACCTCTTGTGTAA